DNA sequence from the Chitinophaga flava genome:
TACCCATAATCAGTTAAAGTCCTAAGCTGCTTTTGTCTTGCTAGTTTCTTCTTTTCTTCACTTCTTTTTTCTTCAAGCTTTTTATGTCTGACCTTAAGAGTTTCATTACATATTGGTACTCCTGAATTTTCTTTGCTTTTTTGATAATATCCTGCCAGATTTTCTTGTAACACGCTCAGCAATTGGCAACTTTCCTAAGTTACTTCTTTGGGGGTTCCAACCTAAGCGAGTTACACCGTCCAATAGTAGCTCGCTCATCATATTATTATTTTTTTACACATTTTATATATCTGCATAACCGGCTCCCCGCCTCATATAAAACAACTACAGCTTAAAATCTGCTCCGATTGAAAGACTCAAGCAGATGACCGAGGATAGGCTTTGAAGACATTTGGAGCGGCGGCAAGGCCTGCTACGCATTATTTATCAATTTGTTCAGCAGCGGTGGAATTTCATCAAATTCATTAAACCAAATAATTGAAACACCAAGCTCCTTCATTATCTCCTCATTTAATTTATGGTGTTTGTCCAAAAACTCTTCCGCTGATTTTGAATCTGCGATAACCTGTTTTTTATCTCCACTTTTTGACTCAGAGGAATAAATAAACTTTTCTTTTGTCATTCGTCTCATCAACGAAAAATGCCTTGGTTTATCCAAATTTCTTGCTGAAATATCTAAAAGTCTTCTTAGGTTGGGATCAGTCATAGATAAACCAACCATTAGACAATTATATTCTCGAAGATTATTTAATTGAACCAAATTTGACCAATGATACGCTTCTGAATAAATCTGATGGTAACCTTCTTCTGAAAAAACCAAAGTGCTTTTATCAAGTCCCTCATAGCCGTTGGGATTTTCTGGCAGAAAACCATGAACATGATAAATTGGCAATTCATCAGGATGGTAATATTCGTTTTCCGAATAAATACTGTGATATTGGATTGATTTATTTTTTAATTGCCTTTCTAACAAATCGTCAAAGTTATATGTCACAACAGATCGAACTTTTGCGCCTGTTCTCTTAGGCATACAGAGATTAGAAATTGATTTTAGCAGATCGGAATTTATTTCTCTTTGTGTGTCTCTTAGTTGATATAAGTTTTCGGTTATGATTTTGGTAAATTCCCTCATCTCTGTTCTCTCCTTTGATAGTCCTTTTCTAAGGTACCTCGCTGCCATTAGAGCTGACGGTTCGTCAACTTCATTTAGGCGATTAACTATCTGTTTTATATCCTCTTGAGAAATAGATAACTCCTTTGCCAAATAGGACACAAATAAGGAGTTCAATAGTGTATTCCAATCAGGCATTCCGGCACTGCTCGACACTCCTGCTCCTAAAAAAAAAGCAAATTGCCCTCTATCGTATGAATCAGATAATTCTTTTAGACGTTCCTCTCTTTCTTTTTTCCAATCTCCCAAACTCTTTGAAACAGCAGTTTCAAGCCTTAAAGAGAATAAATTATTGGCAATAGAATTTGCTTGCTTTCGATGTTTATTGATGATCTTATTTATATCCTGAGAATCCCATATAAAGATTTCAATGGCTGGATATGTATTTGTAACTTGGCTAACAATTTTGGCCTTCGTTGGCGCCGGAATTGTTCGCAAGGTTACTATTAAAATATTTTTCACGCTCTCTAGATCATCTTGTCTTGATAGTTGATAAAGCATTCGGTCCACAAATTCCTTCATTGGCATTCGAGTGATGCTGTTGGTAATTTCTATCAGCGTTTTACCTTTGAAATCGTCAAACCCATTTTCTGCAACAGCATCAGCAATACCTCTTATACTATCAGATATAGCAAATTGCTTTTTCTCAGTTTCTATATGAAATTTTAGTAGATTAAGAATAAATGTTTCAAACTGGAAATAACTTCTTGGGCCATTTGTTTCAAAACTAGAAAGAATGTCATCTGCGAGCATAGTAATGATTATCTGTTAATTGCAATACTTAAATACTAAATATATGAAATATACCAAATCTCTCAAGCAATAGATTTTTACAAAATGTGTCTATCCTCCAAATAAACAGGAGGTGTACCAAAAATATTTTGAAGGCGCTGAGAATGGCATATTCAACTACCTGACTAAATCAAAAGAGGCTGTCTCGAACTTTTGAGACAGCCTCTTTGATTTTCTAAGTCGGGGAACGTGACAAATTTCGAACTTGTTAATACTGGATTTAAGGTTAATAGAGGATTTTGTAAACTTCAGAGAAAGATTATTCAAATAAGAAATGAGATATCAAATAAATTTAATAGCAATTCAGTGTAAGCATCGATGAGGGGAAAATAACAGAATTAAGGACAGGTACAGTGATACAACCTGAAGCTTGATTGGATTGCCTTAGGCGAGGCATTGGATCAAGCTATTGCAACAAGAATATTTCGAACAAAAAAAGCCTTCAAATCTAACGACTTGAAGGCTCTTTTAAATTTCCGTCGGGGCGGCAAGATTCGAACTTGCGACCTCCTGCTCCCAAAGCAGGCGCGATAACCGGGCTACGCTACGCCCCGAATCCCTGAACGGTCCACATTTCAGATCAAACAGGCGCTCTTGTAGCAAACCCTTTCTTCAAATGTGGAGTGCAAAGGTAGGG
Encoded proteins:
- a CDS encoding SIR2 family protein, coding for MLADDILSSFETNGPRSYFQFETFILNLLKFHIETEKKQFAISDSIRGIADAVAENGFDDFKGKTLIEITNSITRMPMKEFVDRMLYQLSRQDDLESVKNILIVTLRTIPAPTKAKIVSQVTNTYPAIEIFIWDSQDINKIINKHRKQANSIANNLFSLRLETAVSKSLGDWKKEREERLKELSDSYDRGQFAFFLGAGVSSSAGMPDWNTLLNSLFVSYLAKELSISQEDIKQIVNRLNEVDEPSALMAARYLRKGLSKERTEMREFTKIITENLYQLRDTQREINSDLLKSISNLCMPKRTGAKVRSVVTYNFDDLLERQLKNKSIQYHSIYSENEYYHPDELPIYHVHGFLPENPNGYEGLDKSTLVFSEEGYHQIYSEAYHWSNLVQLNNLREYNCLMVGLSMTDPNLRRLLDISARNLDKPRHFSLMRRMTKEKFIYSSESKSGDKKQVIADSKSAEEFLDKHHKLNEEIMKELGVSIIWFNEFDEIPPLLNKLINNA